AAACGAACAACTGGAGATTGAAATGCCGCTAGCGAAGCTGGATGGAGTGGACATCTACTATGAGAGGGAGGGCGCGGGAGAGCCGGTGCTGTTTGTGCCGGCCTCCTGGTGGCCGTTGGATCCCTGGAAGCTTCAGGTGGTGCCGGCCTTGAGCCGGCGCTGGGAGACCGTCATCATGGACTGCCGCGGCACCGGCCGCAGCAGCGCGCCGGAGGACGGCTACACCGTGAGCCAGTTCGCCGACGACTGCGCGGCGTTGCTGGCACATCTCGGGATCACGCGCTGCCACGTGGTGGGGTTTGCCATCGGCGGCCAGATCCTCCAGGCCCTGGCCATCGACCGTCCGGACCTGGTGGCCACGCTCACCATGACAGCCACCGGCCCGGGCTCCCGGAATTTGGTCGGCAAGCCGCGGGAGGTGTCACCGGGAACCCACGCCCAGATTCAGGAAATGGGCTTCGAGCAGTACATCAAGTCCCACGTGGACAACGACGGGATGGCCTTCAACCCGACATTCTATCACGCCAACCGAGCGGCCGCCGGCGCACTCG
The nucleotide sequence above comes from Deltaproteobacteria bacterium. Encoded proteins:
- a CDS encoding alpha/beta hydrolase, with the protein product MPLAKLDGVDIYYEREGAGEPVLFVPASWWPLDPWKLQVVPALSRRWETVIMDCRGTGRSSAPEDGYTVSQFADDCAALLAHLGITRCHVVGFAIGGQILQALAIDRPDLVATLTMTATGPGSRNLVGKPREVSPGTHAQIQEMGFEQYIKSHVDNDGMAFNPTFYHANRAAAGALADALWSGQSTVEMFRRHERARLTWDALAMAPQVSVPAMVLCGEDDKVERQGSTPVDTARRLGQATPGAELALIPGVRHMTFWDGTGAIEALEDFLARHPIG